Proteins found in one Arachis stenosperma cultivar V10309 chromosome 8, arast.V10309.gnm1.PFL2, whole genome shotgun sequence genomic segment:
- the LOC130946454 gene encoding pachytene checkpoint protein 2 homolog — MNLTSHSSHNTTMAAATSPTVPMEEEDDVTATATNQNLQTHQNGVVPSSPMIPVPDDKILLPVEVCLKPSSTASIRDVRSAIERMLEKRSLSYCDGPIPLPMDEPFLADNVHRICICDTDEGMHNDNVLLFWQVKPVVHVFQLSEEGPCEDISSDGQSSSFNEWILPAKEFDGMWESLIFESGLKQRLLRYAASALLFTEKGVDPFLVSWNRIILLHGPPGTGKTSLCKALAQKLSIRFNSRFPQCQLIEVNAHSLFSKWFSESGKLVAKLFQKIQEMVEEESNLVFVLIDEVESLAAARKAAISGSEPSDSIRVVNALLTQIDKLKSSPNVIILTTSNITAAIDIAFVDRADIKAYIGPPTLQARYEILRSCLQELMRTGILTSLQGCDNITLPSYASAKDRSSAPDFHEVTASMQLCNQLLETAKACEGMSGRSLRKLPFLAHAALANPFDCNPIKFLCTMIETAKRERSELPD; from the exons ATGAACCTCACTTCTCATTCTTCACACAACACAACAATGGCTGCTGCGACTTCTCCCACTGTTCCtatggaagaagaagatgacGTCACAGCCACAGCCACAAACCAAAACCTTCAAACTCATCAAAACGGCGTCGTTCCTTCCTCTCCCATGATTCCCGTTCCCGACGACAAAATCCTTCTCCCTG TTGAAGTCTGCTTGAAGCCTTCCAGCACTGCTTCTATCCGTGACGTTCGTTCCGCTATCGAAAG GATGCTTGAGAAGAGGAGTTTGAGCTATTGTGATGGCCCCATTCCTCTCCCTATGGACGAACCCTTTCTCGCCGACAACGTCCACAGAATTTGTATTTGTGACACAG ATGAAGGGATGCACAATGATAATGTTCTTTTGTTCTGGCAAGTCAAGCCAGTTGTCCATGTCTTTCAG CTTAGCGAGGAAGGACCATGTGAGGATATAAGCTCTGATGGCCAGAGTTCCAGCTTCAATGAATGGATTCTTCCTGCAAAAGAATTTGATGGCATGTGGGAAAG TTTAATATTCGAATCTGGTCTAAAGCAAAGGTTGTTACGTTATGCAGCTAGTGCTTTGCTCTTTACTGAAAAAGGTGTTGATCCATTCCTTGTTTCATGGAATCG TATAATTCTTCTACATGGACCCCCTGGGACTGGAAAGACTTCGTTATGTAAAGCATTAGCTCAGAAATTATCGATTCGATTCAATTCAAG ATTCCCACAGTGCCAGCTTATTGAAGTGAATGCACATTCTTTATTCAGTAAATGGTTTTCTGAAAGTGGCAAGCTG GTTGCGAAACTTTTCCAAAAGATTCAAGAAATGGTAGAGGAAGAAAGCAATCTAGTATTTGTTTTGATTG ATGAAGTCGAAAGCCTTGCTGCGGCCAGGAAAGCTGCTATATCCGGTTCAGAACCTTCAGATTCTATTCGG GTTGTAAATGCATTACTAACTCAGATTGACAAGTTAAAATCATCTCCAAATGTGATAATCCTAACCACATCCAACATAACTGCTGCTATTG ATATTGCTTTTGTTGACCGAGCTGATATTAAAGCATATATTGGTCCCCCGACACTTCAAGCTCGATATGAAATATTAAGGTCTTGCTTGCAGGAATTGATGCGTACGGGGATCTTAACTAGTTTACAG GGCTGTGATAACATCACACTTCCAAGTTATGCCAGTGCAAAGGATAGGTCGAGTGCACCGGATTTTCATGAGGTTACTGCATCCATGCAACTATGCAACCAACTTCTTGAAACTGCCAAGGCCTGTGAG GGAATGAGTGGGAGGTCCTTGAGAAAGCTTCCATTTTTGGCACATGCTGCCCTTGCCAATCCTTTCGATTGCAACCCTATTAAGTTCTTATGTACAATGATTGAAACGGCAAAGAGGGAGCGTTCTGAGCTTCCTGACTAA
- the LOC130945061 gene encoding uncharacterized protein LOC130945061, whose translation MSVLLHLAKNLLFGRVSNMSFTPYQFYECSRSGGRYERTLEDENCAVDMAEDGLFSYHHRCHQPHARKRVVEVVEYQRTPEYGTHEVIYKGVETDRTCQQQRIGHGHFGH comes from the exons ATGTCTGTTCTGCTTCACCTCGCTAAAAATTTGTTATTTGGCAG AGTATCCAACATGTCTTTTACACCATACCAATTCTATGAATGCTCAAGGTCCGGAGGAAGATATGAAAGAACCCTTGAGGATGAGAACTGCGCCGTCGACATGGCCGAGGACGGCCTTTTCAGCTACCACCACCGTTGCCACCAGCCCCATGCTCGCAAGCGAGTAGTCGAAGTGGTGGAGTACCAGAGGACACCGGAATATGGCACTCATGAAGTGATCTATAAAGGAGTTGAAACTGACCGAACTTGCCAACAACAAAGGATAGGGCATGGACATTTTGGCCACTAA